From the Priestia koreensis genome, one window contains:
- a CDS encoding FTR1 family iron permease, which yields MTSSLLLAFREGLEAFLVIGIILTQLAKVNKKSLSRFVYIGATLGLIVSIVVGTVSFNEAKELEEGSEELFEGIMMLVASGLIAYFILWLHRNSDVSASIKSSVNNTASGVGLLILSFLSVFREGMELVIFNLTQISNHAPSIATGSIIGIVLALGVAYLFVKATVKLRLNWIFKGLGILLILLGGELFAEGLVKLFEGGGEALEMIALAVFIIPSLYILLKKDIQKLRKSKNVAL from the coding sequence ATGACATCTAGCTTATTGTTGGCGTTTCGAGAAGGCTTAGAAGCCTTTCTAGTAATCGGCATTATTTTGACACAATTAGCGAAAGTGAATAAAAAATCACTTTCCCGCTTCGTATACATAGGAGCAACACTTGGATTAATCGTAAGTATTGTAGTAGGTACCGTTTCATTTAATGAAGCGAAGGAATTAGAAGAAGGATCGGAAGAATTATTTGAAGGTATTATGATGCTCGTTGCATCTGGCTTAATTGCTTACTTTATTTTATGGTTACATCGTAATAGTGACGTATCTGCATCAATTAAATCATCTGTTAACAATACGGCTAGCGGTGTAGGATTATTGATTTTATCCTTTCTTTCCGTCTTCCGTGAAGGAATGGAATTAGTTATTTTCAACCTTACTCAAATTTCTAATCATGCCCCATCCATTGCGACTGGAAGTATAATTGGCATTGTGTTAGCACTCGGTGTTGCTTATTTATTCGTTAAAGCAACGGTAAAATTGCGCCTAAACTGGATCTTTAAAGGCCTTGGTATCCTGCTTATTTTACTTGGAGGAGAACTGTTTGCAGAAGGCTTAGTAAAGCTATTTGAAGGTGGCGGTGAAGCACTTGAAATGATCGCTCTAGCAGTTTTCATCATTCCTTCGCTTTACATTTTATTAAAGAAAGATATTCAAAAGCTTCGCAAATCAAAAAACGTCGCTTTATAA
- a CDS encoding DUF4176 domain-containing protein: MEDLAYPLPIGSIVKYKDWEQLLMIYGRHQKKGDTGVIWDYVACYYPIGNISDQYNLFFNQEGIFEVVFRGYENAQEKELQAVLVEQKE, translated from the coding sequence ATGGAGGATTTAGCGTATCCGTTACCGATTGGTTCAATTGTTAAGTATAAGGATTGGGAACAACTCTTAATGATCTATGGACGTCACCAAAAAAAAGGTGACACGGGGGTTATTTGGGATTACGTTGCTTGTTATTACCCTATTGGTAATATTTCGGATCAGTACAACTTATTTTTTAACCAAGAGGGTATTTTCGAGGTAGTTTTCCGTGGATATGAAAATGCTCAGGAAAAAGAATTACAGGCTGTGCTTGTTGAGCAAAAAGAGTAA
- a CDS encoding arsenic transporter, translated as MSTEMILAISVFLITTLIIFWRPGNLNEAWPATGGAAVIILLGMVSGSDIADIIDKIGGATITIIATIVMAVILESFGFFHWSAARLVQLSKGSGYRLYWYIQLFCFSMTLLFNNDGSILITTPILILILKNLRLKPHQQIPYLLSGALIATASSAPIGVSNVVNLIALKIVHMSLYMHTAMMFVPASLGLAFMSLLMFLILKKKLPKKLPMLSSNMEEVFFVKHFHPLKGEISVETKSQRTKFMLKILLFVFLMRCLLFVASYFSIPIQIVAIVGSLVLLGWRWYYFRTNPVDILKKTPWQIFVFAFSMYIIIYGLNNAGLSEFLVKICEPIVNEGLFFASFVMGGLVTVLSNLFNNHPALMIGTITLTDMNLDPITLKTIYLANIIGSDIGSLLLPIGTLASLMWMHILRENKVKVKWRDYLNVSFIVIPPTLIVTLFLLYYWVQTVFY; from the coding sequence ATGAGTACGGAAATGATTCTCGCAATTAGTGTTTTTTTGATTACAACTCTCATTATTTTTTGGAGGCCGGGAAATTTAAATGAAGCTTGGCCGGCGACTGGTGGAGCAGCCGTAATCATTCTTTTGGGGATGGTTTCGGGGAGTGATATTGCAGATATTATTGATAAAATTGGCGGTGCAACCATTACGATTATTGCTACGATTGTAATGGCGGTTATTTTAGAATCATTCGGATTCTTTCACTGGTCTGCTGCAAGACTTGTTCAGTTATCAAAGGGATCTGGATATCGCCTATATTGGTATATTCAGTTATTCTGCTTTTCAATGACTTTGCTGTTTAATAATGATGGCAGTATCTTAATTACGACGCCTATTTTAATCTTAATTCTTAAAAATCTTCGTCTTAAACCACACCAACAAATTCCTTATCTGTTAAGTGGAGCGTTAATCGCTACAGCTTCTAGTGCACCTATTGGCGTTAGCAATGTAGTGAATTTAATTGCCCTTAAAATTGTGCATATGTCCCTGTATATGCATACGGCGATGATGTTTGTACCTGCATCGTTAGGACTAGCTTTTATGTCGCTACTAATGTTTCTCATTCTAAAAAAGAAGCTACCTAAAAAGCTCCCAATGTTATCATCGAACATGGAAGAAGTGTTTTTCGTAAAGCATTTTCACCCATTAAAAGGTGAAATTTCAGTAGAAACAAAGAGTCAACGAACAAAATTTATGTTAAAGATCTTGTTGTTTGTATTTTTAATGCGCTGTTTACTCTTTGTCGCCTCTTATTTCTCCATTCCTATTCAAATTGTAGCAATCGTTGGATCATTAGTGTTGTTAGGATGGCGTTGGTACTATTTCCGAACGAATCCAGTCGATATTCTGAAAAAGACGCCGTGGCAGATTTTCGTTTTTGCTTTTTCCATGTACATTATTATTTACGGATTAAATAATGCGGGGCTATCGGAGTTTTTAGTAAAGATTTGTGAGCCGATCGTGAATGAAGGACTATTTTTCGCAAGCTTCGTTATGGGGGGGCTCGTTACCGTTTTATCCAATCTATTTAATAATCATCCGGCTTTAATGATAGGAACGATCACCCTTACAGACATGAATTTAGATCCAATCACCTTAAAAACGATTTACCTTGCTAACATTATCGGCAGTGATATTGGATCATTACTTTTACCAATCGGAACACTAGCATCGCTTATGTGGATGCATATTTTACGCGAAAACAAAGTGAAGGTAAAATGGCGAGATTATTTAAACGTTTCGTTTATTGTCATTCCTCCTACATTAATTGTGACATTGTTTTTATTGTATTATTGGGTGCAAACCGTTTTTTATTAA
- the yhbH gene encoding sporulation protein YhbH has product MTGEDNNSFAISKEDWSLHRKGHDDQKRHQEKIQEAIKNNLPDLITEESIVMSNGKDVVKIPIRSLDEYRIRYNYDKNKHVGQGDGDSKVGDVVARDGSSGQPGAGKGSGAGDKAGEDYYEAEVSLMELEEALFSQLELPKLKRKESDQNIVEHIEFNDIRRTGLMGNIDKKRTMLSAYKRNAMTGKASFYPIYPEDLKFKTWNEVVKPESKAVVLAMMDTSGSMGIWEKYMARSFFFWMTRFLRTKYETVEIEFIAHHTEAKVVSEEDFFSKGESGGTICSSAYRKALEIIDKKYSPDRYNIYPFHFSDGDNLTSDNARCVKLVNELMKVSNMFGYGEVNQYNRHSTLMSAYKNIQDDRFSYYILKQKSDVFNAMKSFFKQEEENARFA; this is encoded by the coding sequence ATGACTGGGGAAGATAATAATAGTTTTGCAATATCAAAGGAAGATTGGTCCCTCCATCGAAAAGGTCATGATGATCAAAAGCGCCATCAGGAAAAAATTCAGGAAGCCATCAAAAACAATTTGCCTGATTTAATAACGGAAGAAAGCATCGTAATGTCTAACGGAAAAGACGTCGTCAAAATTCCGATCAGATCTTTAGATGAGTATCGTATACGGTACAATTACGATAAAAATAAGCATGTAGGTCAAGGGGATGGCGACAGTAAAGTGGGAGATGTTGTCGCACGAGATGGTTCTTCAGGGCAGCCGGGTGCTGGAAAAGGGTCAGGAGCTGGTGATAAAGCTGGGGAAGATTATTATGAAGCAGAAGTTTCGCTAATGGAACTTGAAGAAGCGTTATTTTCACAGTTAGAGTTACCGAAGCTGAAAAGAAAAGAAAGTGACCAGAATATTGTGGAACATATTGAGTTTAATGATATTCGTCGAACGGGTTTGATGGGAAATATCGATAAGAAGCGTACCATGCTATCCGCTTATAAACGTAATGCCATGACAGGAAAAGCAAGTTTCTATCCAATTTACCCAGAAGATTTGAAATTCAAAACGTGGAATGAAGTCGTTAAGCCAGAGTCAAAAGCCGTTGTTCTTGCAATGATGGACACAAGCGGATCAATGGGGATTTGGGAAAAGTATATGGCGAGAAGCTTTTTCTTTTGGATGACAAGGTTTTTAAGAACAAAATACGAAACGGTTGAAATCGAATTTATTGCTCATCACACAGAGGCTAAGGTCGTTTCAGAAGAAGATTTCTTTTCAAAGGGAGAAAGTGGAGGAACGATCTGTTCATCCGCATATCGAAAAGCGCTTGAAATTATTGATAAAAAATATTCACCAGACCGCTATAATATCTATCCATTCCATTTTTCTGATGGAGACAATTTAACCTCTGATAATGCCCGCTGCGTCAAGCTTGTAAATGAATTGATGAAAGTATCCAATATGTTTGGATACGGTGAAGTTAATCAATACAACAGACACTCAACTCTTATGTCCGCCTATAAAAATATCCAAGATGATCGATTTAGCTATTATATTTTAAAGCAAAAATCAGACGTTTTTAATGCAATGAAGAGCTTCTTCAAGCAAGAAGAAGAGAACGCAAGGTTCGCCTAA
- a CDS encoding LXG domain-containing protein — protein MSAGKIYEASSLIATSQSRVKNYESLKSQISSLKSAMLKVVNLGDSLQGKGANNIKKFYNEQCSIADQWINLIEAHISFFNSISIQMEGKNLEGNTVVYTDFLNENVKLGLENANHMIDQQQDDLQAIFDKISDIMSLSVFSKESFQSDIEHAEKKRTDTISSVDELDSLLLNDYNKLQTFSTALSNSIHALQEATDNNGQASPMYYDAKKYHSNKAYKVQKETKQKTMNYIEKKSEETKAYEIKKQQEQMRAQVAYQDYSPYVAPQIPGKNNAAIHNAASTSQPLGPLTNALKEHSKDTFVIENTEGPLYANAVGFEVKAGTLAGGSAGFTTVKSGFETSQEILPGEELKEEASISMASAEVSAKANMDEIEIGAEATLVKYDGGITIPLPFTDDGLFVGGSAALGQAGGSVKAGKSGFKIHLPVGPGVGLVGVGLEIGFK, from the coding sequence GTGTCAGCAGGAAAAATATATGAGGCAAGCTCTTTGATTGCAACTAGTCAATCAAGAGTGAAAAATTATGAATCATTAAAAAGTCAAATAAGCTCTTTAAAGTCAGCGATGCTCAAAGTCGTAAACTTAGGAGATAGCCTGCAAGGAAAAGGCGCTAACAACATCAAAAAGTTTTATAACGAACAATGCTCAATCGCTGACCAATGGATCAATTTAATTGAGGCACATATTAGTTTTTTTAATAGTATTTCTATCCAAATGGAAGGAAAGAACCTAGAGGGAAATACTGTTGTATACACAGATTTCTTAAATGAAAATGTAAAACTTGGTCTCGAAAACGCGAATCATATGATTGATCAGCAGCAAGATGATCTTCAGGCGATTTTTGATAAGATTTCCGACATTATGAGTTTAAGTGTTTTTTCAAAAGAATCGTTTCAAAGCGATATCGAACATGCAGAAAAGAAACGAACAGATACAATTAGCAGCGTGGATGAATTGGATTCTCTTCTGTTAAATGACTATAACAAACTACAGACTTTTTCTACAGCGCTAAGCAATAGCATTCACGCATTACAAGAAGCGACTGATAATAATGGGCAGGCTTCGCCTATGTATTATGATGCAAAAAAGTATCATAGCAACAAAGCATATAAAGTCCAAAAAGAGACTAAACAAAAAACGATGAATTATATTGAGAAAAAGAGCGAAGAAACAAAAGCTTATGAGATAAAAAAACAGCAAGAACAGATGCGAGCTCAGGTTGCATACCAGGATTATAGCCCTTACGTAGCTCCTCAGATCCCTGGTAAGAACAATGCTGCTATTCATAATGCTGCTTCTACTTCCCAGCCCCTAGGACCGCTTACAAATGCTCTAAAAGAACACAGTAAAGATACATTTGTAATAGAGAACACGGAGGGACCCCTTTATGCAAATGCTGTAGGATTCGAAGTGAAGGCAGGAACATTAGCAGGGGGATCAGCAGGTTTTACCACCGTAAAGTCAGGGTTTGAGACAAGTCAAGAAATCCTACCTGGTGAAGAACTTAAGGAAGAAGCATCTATTTCAATGGCGTCAGCAGAAGTATCGGCTAAAGCGAATATGGATGAAATTGAAATAGGAGCAGAAGCTACTTTAGTGAAGTATGACGGAGGAATTACTATACCCTTGCCTTTTACTGATGACGGATTATTTGTAGGTGGTTCTGCAGCCCTTGGTCAAGCTGGAGGATCAGTAAAAGCCGGGAAATCTGGATTTAAAATTCATTTGCCAGTTGGTCCAGGTGTTGGGTTGGTTGGTGTTGGATTGGAGATTGGGTTCAAATAG
- a CDS encoding ArsR/SmtB family transcription factor, protein MEKDEQKVESAFSLDEETLFMVSQTFKALSDPTRLRILHLLFEGEHSVNEISEKLSLLQSTVSHQLRFLKNLRLVKFRREGTTLYYSHDDQHVINLLKQSIEHALHH, encoded by the coding sequence ATGGAGAAAGATGAACAAAAAGTAGAATCTGCGTTTAGCCTTGATGAAGAAACACTTTTTATGGTTTCCCAAACGTTCAAAGCCTTATCGGACCCTACCCGTTTGCGCATTCTTCACCTTTTATTTGAAGGTGAACACTCAGTGAACGAAATTTCGGAAAAGCTCTCTTTGCTGCAATCAACGGTTTCTCATCAACTGCGCTTCTTAAAGAATTTGAGATTAGTAAAGTTTCGTCGCGAAGGAACGACCCTCTATTATTCACATGATGATCAGCACGTTATTAATTTATTAAAGCAGTCAATTGAGCACGCTCTTCACCACTAA
- a CDS encoding cation diffusion facilitator family transporter → MAHSHGHGHSHGHHHGSNNKKALGFSFILIAAYMIIEVIGGVWTNSLALLSDAGHMLSDAVALGLSYMAIKFGEKKATNSKTYGYKRFEILAAFLNGIALIVIAIFIFIESYHRFTNPPDVISSGMLTISIIGLLINIATAYILMRGDKDENLNVKSAFLHVIGDMLGSIGAIVAALLIMFFNWGIADALASVIVAILILVSGFRVTKESVHILMEGAPPGLDVDDIKKTLLALPAVSDVHDLHVWSITSDFPALSCHVVVRDQTEQASILKMVNNVLHDEYGLHHTTIQVDCSDSFCNKEDRCN, encoded by the coding sequence ATGGCACATTCGCACGGACACGGTCATAGTCATGGCCATCACCACGGATCCAACAATAAAAAAGCGCTAGGATTTTCATTTATCCTCATCGCTGCCTACATGATTATTGAAGTAATCGGGGGAGTTTGGACGAACAGCTTAGCGCTCTTATCAGATGCTGGGCATATGCTTAGTGACGCGGTTGCCCTAGGACTAAGCTACATGGCCATCAAATTTGGTGAAAAAAAAGCAACAAACAGCAAGACATATGGATACAAACGATTTGAAATTTTAGCGGCGTTTTTAAACGGAATTGCCTTAATCGTAATCGCTATTTTTATTTTTATTGAATCTTATCATCGGTTTACAAATCCGCCCGATGTCATAAGTTCAGGTATGTTAACCATTTCGATTATTGGACTCCTCATTAATATTGCTACTGCGTATATTTTAATGAGAGGGGATAAAGACGAAAATCTGAATGTTAAAAGTGCTTTTTTACACGTGATCGGAGATATGCTAGGATCGATCGGAGCTATTGTAGCGGCACTTCTGATCATGTTCTTTAACTGGGGGATTGCTGATGCTCTTGCTAGTGTCATCGTGGCGATTTTAATCCTTGTAAGCGGCTTTCGAGTAACGAAAGAATCTGTTCATATTCTAATGGAGGGTGCACCTCCAGGACTAGATGTAGATGACATTAAAAAGACGCTATTAGCGCTTCCTGCTGTTTCAGATGTACATGATCTTCATGTCTGGTCGATCACGTCTGATTTTCCAGCTTTGAGCTGTCACGTTGTAGTAAGGGATCAAACTGAACAGGCGAGTATTCTAAAAATGGTGAATAACGTCCTGCACGATGAGTACGGGCTCCATCATACGACCATTCAGGTAGATTGCTCGGATTCATTTTGCAACAAGGAAGATCGCTGTAACTAA